GTAACTTGAGCGAGCACATTTTATGCATATTTTACTCTCATCTTATACAACTTTATTAAGCATCATTTAAAAGCATAACACGTCCAGTATCTGACAAGTCAAAAAATGACCTGGTTAGATGTTACCAGAATACTTTCACCATGACCTATGATGTTAATATGGAAAGGGACACGTAATTAATCTTAAGAAAATGAAGGACTATTTAGGGAGATTATTTGCTATACCTGttgtatttaatttgttaGGAAGGCTACCAAGAggtaacaaaatttaattaacccaGTTTCAACTTACAGTTCACATTCTTCATGCCACTCCACATTGGTCCCTGCTTTTTCTTTAACAGAGGTTTGGTATTTGATTTTGCCTAACCCAATAGTGACAAAACAATCATTAGTattgttttttccttttgtcAATAATCCCACAGCCTTCTGGACtacagaaacaaaaatatgttttactgGACATACTGTACAATTATAAAAACATTACTGCAAACTTACTTGTAACTTGTACATGTGTTGGAACCCACATCTCTGCGTAGGGTATCACCAGCTATGACTAATTACTAGGAGGaaccttaaaaataataaagtataATAACAAtggaatttctaaaatttctgatAGACGGATACGTCGATACGTGGTTTCATTGAACGTCAGAGTATGTCAATGAACGGGATTTAATAAACATTCTGCGTTAGGTCGACAGAGGAAAGAAATGCCCGACAGACTCACTCGCAGTGGCCTGAACTAACTTAcaaatttacctttaaaaaGTGCGTgggttttatttaattagagAACTTCGAGAGGTCAAAATGAAAACATCAAACTGGCAACTTGGAATCCATTCTCTTCAGCTTCAATATCCCAAACAAAAACAAGCTGACGtctcttcttcttcttttacTACTGCAACTGCTATGACCACTCATGAAAGATGAGGGAGTAGGAGCAAATCGGGCAATTCGCGGGCGAACGCTGCGGACTGGGCCACGCCATCAAAGCCACAGTcagtgaaatattaaaaacagtttttttctgCAGAatctctatttattttatttagaagagTTCAGAATATCATAATTCGTGAATGCATCGAAGCGATCGGGACGAAAACGCGagtcaatttttttgcacCTCCGTAAGGCGCAAGGAGCGCCACCTAGTACTTGCAATGACTAACTTCAAACAGATATTATAAATGACATATGTACAGAGGACTGATTTAGTCCGTTTTGACCCAACTCAGCTGATAGGTGCTGCAGCTGCCTGGTGATAGTGttcctatttatttttagaatgttAGAACACTGTTGATGTTCTCATTACGTGAAAATaagtgttaatttttataaaatgccTTATAAtcaaattgacaaaaaatgtAGGCAGGGTCAGCTTGGTCAGCCGCAGTTTTAAGTAGATGCAATTGGTAGTGATAAAGTGCCAGTAAATCTTACGATTCTTCAGAGATCATTTAAATTCCTTAAGAATGTAAAtatcaatcaatcaatttttaagctatGGATACCCAAGTGGCTTCCTCAAGGGAAAGTAGATCGTTTTTCCTCCCAAAGCTATCCTCTCCATCCTCCAACTCTTCAAGTTTACTTCAAGAGAATTCTAGTGATATAGAAGGAAAAGTTAAAACCAGGTTTTTATCCATGTGGAATAATGTGAAGTATGGTAAGTTTTGTCCTTAAAAGAGCAGTTTTCTCACAGCCTTCTCAAAGAACTTAATTCTGTAGGAATGAAGCTAAAACCAAACTTCTCTAAAGAATCTCCAGTGTGGTTGTTAGGAATGTGCTACAGAAAGCTAGAAACACCCACTGAATTAACTGAGCTAGGGATGGATGTTGCTGCATTCCAAAGTCAAAATGATGTAGGTTAAGGATTTTACTTCCATTATCCTGCTTTTGACTTGTTTTAAACCTACTACCAGAGGATTAACTGAAAGCATAGCTGTGATATGTTGATACATGCACTAATTAAGAAACTATTTAAGATTGCTGGAAATGATGAAGAGGGCTTGGAAGGGTTCAAGAAAGATTTCCTGAGTAAACTTTGGTTGACCTACCGTAGAGAATTTCCTATATTAAGTGGTTCAACCTATAGTAGTGATTGTGGTTGGGGCTGCATGATTAGAAGTGGCCAAATGCTAGTTGCCCAAGCTTTAGTACTTCACTTTTTAGGCAGAGGTATGTTTGCATTTCATTAACCTCATAAAAGgtgaatctttttttaatcttttgttTCAATGTTTTGGAAGGGTGCTCATGCTCTCttataatttttcctctttttctagagtgGCGGTATAATCCAGATCAAAGAGAAACTACTGTGTATCATCGCAAAATTATCAAGTGGTTTGGTGATAAACCATCCCGAAATAGCCCACTTTCACTACATAGTTTAGTAAATATAGGTAAAAGTCTTGGCAAAAAACCTGGTGATTGGTATGGGCCTGGATTGGTAGCCCATTTATTCCGTCAAGCTATTAGAGACGCTTCAAcagataattttgaatttgattcTCTCAATGTCTGTGTTGCCCAAAACTGTACAGGTTACTACTGCAGAGAGTTTAGACTATGTGAGGCACTAGCTATTTGTCTTTCAGTGTATATAAGAGATATATTTGCTGAGTGTATCGATCAATCtacaaataaatggaaatccTTAATATTATTGGTACCAGTGAGATTAGgaactgaaaaattcaattcaatcTATGCCCCATGTTTAACGACGCTATTAAGCATAAAAGAATGCATAGGAATTATTGGTGGAAGACCCAAGCATTCCCTTTATTTTATTGGATATCAAGGTAAGTTGGGGTTTTGCTTCACTTAATAATTATGGTTTAAATTAGCACAGTATCTATTTTGTAAGGAATGTAGCGAATTGACGTGACGAATTAAATTCTTTCATGTTCAAACTATTGCAGGAAGCAATTAAGGTggataaaagtattttaagtttattgtttttctcaaTCAACTGTAATAAAAGATAACTGTCAGCTTTCGattataaataacaattattgatAGCTTGGTTTCTTATCCAATAGATTTATAGCAAAATGGAGGTCGCGCAATTTCGAGTTGCATCATTCAAAACGCAGTAACTTTTCTCCCTTGGCgctcaaacatttttcttcatcAAAAATCTTAAACATTTGATCATTCCTTTAATTTATACAAAGTTATTCGTTAATTGATCTCTAAGGAAGGTTCACCGACGACTATTTATGAGAGCTCCATATTAAGTGTTTACTTATCGGGGAATTAcaaggtattttaattttttagacgATAAATTGATTCATTTAGATCCCCACTATTGTCAAGAGGTGGTGGATGTCTGGGCCGCAGACTTCCCGTTAACAACTTTCCACTGCAGATCGCCAAGGAAACTGCCTATCACCAAAATTGACCCATCGTGTTGTATCGGCTTTTACTGTCGGACTAAAGAGGATTTCTTAACCCTTATTGAGACGGTTCAACCGGTAAGTGGAATGTGGCGAACATCTCAACTTCCTCTCGAATTTGCTGTAATTGTTGGCATTTCATGGTTCGTTACTTTCTAGATTATTGTTCCACCAAACGGTGCTGGCGATTACCCAATGTTTATGTTCTGCGATGGTTTTAGTTGTGATGCTGAATATTTAGGGATAGATTCTTCATCTTCGGAGTTTGAATGCAATAACTACAATAGCGATGTAGATGACATGGAGTCGGAGACTTTCGAACTTATTTAGGTATTTAGTAAGACAATGGGAACTCAATTGTCATAAGTACTCcgttctaaaaattaattgttttgatTGTCAGGCTCAAAATGATTTAGAAAACGCAAAGagagtactttttttgtattgtggCAATTTACATAATGGCCCAAGAAGTTAACAAACTCGGTTTTAAGCCAATCATCTTGCCTGCAAAAGTCATCGTTAAGCGTTTGTGATGCATTTGGACAAATAAGGTTGAAAACCTTCGAATAGGTAATAGTTACGATACAACGCATTGCAAATCGACCTAAGATTGAAATGCGATGCAGGAGAATATTCGTAGATTGTGCCTTGAAAGCGACGTATTCCGAAATTCCATGGCGTAGCCAGGTCTGAAATAAGAATTGTATGGTCATTTGtacaatacaaattatacaaatgaCCATATTGTCAATTGTACCCTTCAGAatgtatttttcttgtaaCCTTTTCCAATAACTGTTTCCAGATATTCTCATTTTTAGTTCCTTATTCGTGTCACGTTATTAAAGACTgtggaaatgtatttttccaataatttcaGTGCTTCATTGTTGCCGTCAGTACACGTTTTTTATTCGCTTCATCTGAAAACATCCACCCTTTTCACTTGATGTTATCATCTCGTTATCGTCAGTTCTTATTTTCTGTAATTGGCAAAGCATCCTTTTAGGGATTTGTTAATAATGTTCCGataaatttctgtttaataaataacgttattatttatgtagaAAAAGCTCGATAGCCGGACATCGTTTATGTTCCCTCGATTTTTGTCTAGCCAACTCGGTTCAAGTATCAgtacttaa
This region of Euwallacea fornicatus isolate EFF26 chromosome 3, ASM4011564v1, whole genome shotgun sequence genomic DNA includes:
- the Atg4b gene encoding cysteine protease ATG4D isoform X2 encodes the protein MDTQVASSRESRSFFLPKLSSPSSNSSSLLQENSSDIEGKVKTRFLSMWNNVKYGMKLKPNFSKESPVWLLGMCYRKLETPTELTELGMDVAAFQSQNDIAGNDEEGLEGFKKDFLSKLWLTYRREFPILSGSTYSSDCGWGCMIRSGQMLVAQALVLHFLGREWRYNPDQRETTVYHRKIIKWFGDKPSRNSPLSLHSLVNIGKSLGKKPGDWYGPGLVAHLFRQAIRDASTDNFEFDSLNVCVAQNCTVYIRDIFAECIDQSTNKWKSLILLVPVRLGTEKFNSIYAPCLTTLLSIKECIGIIGGRPKHSLYFIGYQDDKLIHLDPHYCQEVVDVWAADFPLTTFHCRSPRKLPITKIDPSCCIGFYCRTKEDFLTLIETVQPIIVPPNGAGDYPMFMFCDGFSCDAEYLGIDSSSSEFECNNYNSDVDDMESETFELI
- the Atg4b gene encoding cysteine protease ATG4C isoform X1 — translated: MDTQVASSRESRSFFLPKLSSPSSNSSSLLQENSSDIEGKVKTRFLSMWNNVKYELNSVGMKLKPNFSKESPVWLLGMCYRKLETPTELTELGMDVAAFQSQNDIAGNDEEGLEGFKKDFLSKLWLTYRREFPILSGSTYSSDCGWGCMIRSGQMLVAQALVLHFLGREWRYNPDQRETTVYHRKIIKWFGDKPSRNSPLSLHSLVNIGKSLGKKPGDWYGPGLVAHLFRQAIRDASTDNFEFDSLNVCVAQNCTVYIRDIFAECIDQSTNKWKSLILLVPVRLGTEKFNSIYAPCLTTLLSIKECIGIIGGRPKHSLYFIGYQDDKLIHLDPHYCQEVVDVWAADFPLTTFHCRSPRKLPITKIDPSCCIGFYCRTKEDFLTLIETVQPIIVPPNGAGDYPMFMFCDGFSCDAEYLGIDSSSSEFECNNYNSDVDDMESETFELI